From a region of the Cololabis saira isolate AMF1-May2022 chromosome 8, fColSai1.1, whole genome shotgun sequence genome:
- the fbxo42 gene encoding F-box only protein 42, producing MSRSSDHEDGYFVAMDTEDNGTDSAGVAEEVEAKMGSCAQEGNMDSGAKGVGRTMVELPEEVLEYILSFLSPYQEHKTAALVCKQWYRLIKGVAYQCYHGFLRAVQEGNIQWESRTYPYPGTPITQRFSHSACYYDLNQSMYVFGGCTQSSSNAAFNDLWRLDLNSKEWIRPLASGSYPSPKAGATLVMHKDLLVLFGGWTRPSPYPLHQPERFFDEIHTYSPSKNWWNCIVTTHGPPPMAGHSSSVIGNTMVVFGGSLGARQMSNEVWVLDLEQWSWSKPPISGPLPHPRGGQSQIVIDDKTLLILGGCGGPNALLKDAWLLHMGAPAWRWQQLQVENEDHGAPELWCHPACKVGQCVVVFSQAPSGRAPLSPSLNSRPSPISATPAPLGTDPPSLRSQSPVRSGAAGVVLGAAEEAPCVNGRWGTLRPRPSARGSVREGSPSSSQQPSPSQGPDSPPLPPLPPLINGSSPSPRTSPSQAASPPSRPHLPASTDYGWDSPPSVSHHPEFPSTNGLHTPPAKSPRTPPGAVSPAALRRGLEAVKNKCSASMPSSLSLSSLQTHGVSHIGGSGGGGGGTGPPGTPPSSSSSPPQAAGAEGHAIPPIARRLGHHPPQSLNVGKPLYQSLNCKPMQMYVLDVSRAKSVGVVSWRVYGNGTPAAVTGPPETSLHTVVQGRGELIIFGGLMDKKQNVKYYPKTNALYFVRAKR from the exons ATGTCCCGTTCCTCTGACCATGAAGACGGATACTTCGTTGCCATGGATACAGAAGACAATGGTACAGATTCTGCTGGAGTTGCAGAAGAAGTGGAGGCAAAGATGGGGTCATGTGCACAAGAAGGGAACATGGACAGTGGTGCCAAAGGAGTGGGGAGAACAATGGTGGAGTTGCCAGAAGAGGTTCTTGAATACATTTTATCTTTCCTCTCACCATACCAGGAACACAAGACCGCAGCACTTGTATGCAAGCAGTGGTATCGCCTCATTAAAG GTGTTGCCTATCAGTGTTATCATGGTTTTTTGAGAGCTGTCCAGGAGGGTAATATCCAGTGGGAAAGTCGCACATACCCATATCCAGGAACTCCCATCACTCAGCGCTTTTCACACA GTGCGTGTTATTATGACTTAAATCAATCCATGTATGTGTTCGGGGGTTGTACTCAGAGTAGCAGCAATGCAGCCTTCAATGATCTATGGAGACTTGATCTCAACAGCAAGGAATGGATCCGCCCTTTAGCCTCAG GCTCCTATCCGTCTCCTAAAGCTGGAGCTACTCTGGTGATGCACAAAGATCTTTTAGTGCTGTTTGGGGGTTGGACGCGCCCCAGCCCTTATCCACTGCATCAGCCAGAAAGGTTTTTTGATGAAATCCACACCTACTCTCCATCGAAGAACTG GTGGAACTGTATAGTAACAACACATGGGCCTCCACCTATGGCTGGCCACTCATCATCTGTGATTGGAAACACCATGGTAGTGTTTGGTGGATCATTAGGAGCACGTCAAAT GAGTAATGAAGTCTGGGTTCTGGATCTGGAGCAGTGGTCCTGGTCTAAACCACCCATTTCGGGCCCATTACCCCACCCACGTGGAGGCCAGTCACAG ATTGTTATCGATGATAAGACCTTGCTCATCTTGGGAGGCTGTGGTGGCCCTAACGCA CTCCTGAAAGATGCCTGGCTCCTCCACATGGGTGCTCCAGCATGGAGGTGGCAGCAGCTGCAAGTAGAAAATGAGGACCATGGAGCCCCAGAATTGTGGTGTCACCCAGCTTGTAAA GTTGGCCAGTGTGTGGTGGTTTTCTCACAGGCTCCCTCTGGCCGTGCACCTCTCAGCCCAAGTCTTAACTCGCGACCGTCCCCCATAAGTGCCACACCTGCCCCTCTGGGCACTGATCCGCCTTCTCTGCGCTCTCAGTCTCCCGTTCGCAGTGGAGCTGCCGGTGTTGTCCTGGGGGCTGCTGAAGAAGCTCCATGTGTAAATGGTCGATGGGGCACTCTGAGACCCCGTCCTTCAGCTAGAGGAAGTGTCAGAGAGGGGAGCCCATCCTCCTCTCAACAGCCGTCTCCCTCGCAAGGCCCAGACAGCCCTCCTCTTCCCCCACTTCCTCCTCTAATAAATGGATCCTCCCCCTCCCCTCGGACCAGCCCGTCCCAGGCTGCATCTCCTCCCTCCCGCCCTCACCTACCTGCCTCCACAGACTATGGATGGGACTCTCCCCCCTCCGTCTCTCACCATCCTGAGTTTCCCAGCACTAATGGCCTGCACACACCTCCTGCAAAATCGCCGCGCACGCCCCCAGGAGCGGTATCCCCCGCTGCCTTACGAAGAGGGCTGGAGGCGGTGAAAAACAAATGTTCCGCATCAATGCCGTCTTCGTTGTCACTGTCTTCCCTTCAAACACACGGTGTTTCTCATATAGGAGGAAGTggtgggggaggaggagggacagGTCCTCCAGGTACCCCTCCATCATCATCTTCCAGTCCCCCGCAAGCTGCTGGAGCTGAGGGACATGCTATCCCACCTATAGCACGACGCCTCGGTCATCACCCGCCTCAGAGCCTAAACGTAGGAAAACCTTTGTACCAGTCTCTCAATTGCAAGCCAATGCAGATGTACGTACTGGATGTGTCCCGAGCCAAATCAGTTGGTGTCGTGTCTTGGAGAGTTTATGGAAACGGGACTCCTGCTGCAGTCACAGGGCCACCAGAAACCAGCCTTCACACCGTGGTACAGGGTCGCGGAGAGCTCATTATTTTCGGGGGCCTCATGGACAAAAAACAGAATGTGAAGTACTACCCTAAAACCAACGCCTTGTACTTTGTTCGTGCTAAAAGGTAA
- the slc25a34 gene encoding solute carrier family 25 member 34: MTSAQMLKPSTEDSVFGGKSPHRMASTAVPLSVFDPSPQLPHSPHSPHSPAVPPSLDFALGALACCAACMFTNPLEVVKTRLQLQGELRAVGSYQIHYRGVLQALWVVGQTDGLRGLQKGLSAGLIYQGVMNGVRLGFYSYCEGLGVTSFHGGSLLSGAAAGALGAFIASPAYLVKTHLQAQTVNAIAVGHQHNHEGVVSAFVTIYRREGLTGLWRGVNGAVPRVMVGSATQLATFTSAKEWVSHFQWFNSKKWLTALTAATVSGVAVAITMTPFDVISTRLYNQPVDELRKGRLYHGFSDCILKVCRAEGLRGLYKGMGPVFLRLAPHTMLSMLFWDLMRQHAVKDNESQRTN, encoded by the exons ATGACGAGTGCACAGATGCTGAAACCTTCAACAGAAGACTCTGTTTTTGGTGGCAAGTCTCCCCACAGGATGGCATCCACCGCAGTCCCCCTCAGTGTCTTTGATCCCTCGCCACAATTGCCACACTCGCCACACTCGCCGCATTCGCCGGCTGTCCCACCTTCACTGGACTTTGCCCTGGGTGCTCTtgcctgctgtgctgcctgCATGTTCACCAACCCGCTGGAGGTCGTGAAGACTCGTCTGCAGCTTCAGGGGGAGCTTCGTGCCGTGGGGTCCTACCAGATACACTACCGGGGAGTCCTGCAGGCCCTCTGGGTTGTGGGCCAGACGGATGGGCTCCGGGGCCTGCAGAAGGGGCTCTCAGCCGGGCTGATCTACCAGGGCGTGATGAACGGGGTGAGGCTGGGCTTTTACTCCTACTGTGAAGGTCTGGGTGTCACCTCATTCCACGGGGGGAGTCTGCTGTCAGGGGCGGCAGCTGGGGCTCTGGGTGCCTTCATTGCTTCTCCTGCTTACCTG GTGAAGACCCATCTGCAAGCTCAGACTGTAAATGCCATAGCGGTGGGCCACCAGCACAACCACGAG GGAGTGGTCAGTGCCTTTGTTACTATCTACAGAAGAGAGGGTTTAACTGGTCTGTGGAGGGGTGTGAACGGAGCTGTGCCTCGAGTCATGGTGGGCTCAGCCACTCAGCTGGCAACCTTCACCTCAGCCAAGGAATGGGTGTCACATTTTCAG TGGTTTAATTCAAAGAAATGGCTCACAGCGCTGACAGCAGCCACCGTCAGCGGGGTTGCAGTGGCCATCACCATGACACCGTTTGACGTCATCAGCACGCGGCTCTACAACCAGCCGGTGGATGAGCTTCGCAAG GGGCGCCTGTACCATGGATTTTCAGACTGTATACTGAAAGTGTGCCGAGCTGAGGGACTGCGGGGGTTATATAAAGGCATGGGCCCTGTGTTCCTACGACTGGCCCCGCACACGATGCTCAGCATGCTGTTCTGGGATCTGATGAGGCAACATGCAGTCAAAGACAACGAAAGTCAGAGAACGAACTAA